The following proteins are encoded in a genomic region of Hoeflea phototrophica DFL-43:
- a CDS encoding vWA domain-containing protein encodes MSTRITSKIRKLLRNENGNFALIAAAAVPVLFMAGSLAVDTTNAMSMKVRLQNAVDSAALATAARLSEEENLTAAQAQAFALKFVNGQVKEDFGAFNGFSVTPTVNIDPVETGGRTVWKVAVSMEGSQSLTPMARIMGKDKLTVSVVGKSESAGEAQGAFSMALVLDRSGSMDWNLNGQKKINVLKTAVGGLIEQFEEADPERKYVRLGASSYNSKLTGSTKLRWNPGKTKEFVDALPASGGTDSTDAFDWAYTAVTHKRENNTHDAKSGQVPKKFIVFMTDGDNNYSSADSSTKHLCDDAKDDGIEVYTVAFAAPNRGKQLLSYCASTEEHFFDAQNSAQLIEAFKNIGYAASKVVSRLTE; translated from the coding sequence ATGAGTACGCGCATAACATCAAAAATTCGGAAGCTTCTCCGCAATGAGAATGGCAACTTCGCCTTGATTGCGGCGGCTGCGGTGCCGGTTCTGTTTATGGCGGGTAGCCTGGCGGTCGACACCACCAATGCGATGTCGATGAAGGTGCGGCTTCAGAATGCGGTTGACAGTGCAGCGCTCGCTACTGCGGCACGGCTTTCTGAGGAGGAAAATCTCACCGCAGCGCAGGCCCAGGCATTTGCACTGAAATTCGTCAACGGTCAGGTGAAGGAAGATTTTGGCGCATTTAACGGGTTTTCAGTCACCCCCACCGTGAACATCGATCCGGTCGAAACCGGTGGACGCACGGTCTGGAAAGTGGCCGTTTCCATGGAGGGTAGCCAGAGCCTGACACCGATGGCACGCATAATGGGCAAGGACAAGCTGACCGTTAGTGTGGTTGGCAAGTCCGAGAGTGCAGGAGAGGCGCAAGGTGCCTTTTCCATGGCTCTGGTGCTTGACCGGTCCGGGTCGATGGACTGGAATTTGAATGGCCAGAAAAAGATCAATGTTCTCAAGACCGCTGTCGGCGGTCTGATCGAGCAGTTCGAGGAAGCAGATCCAGAGCGCAAATATGTTCGCCTTGGTGCGTCGAGCTACAATTCGAAACTGACCGGAAGCACAAAGCTGAGATGGAACCCTGGCAAGACCAAGGAGTTCGTTGATGCTTTGCCGGCTTCCGGCGGCACTGACTCAACTGATGCCTTCGACTGGGCATATACAGCAGTGACCCACAAACGCGAAAATAACACGCATGATGCAAAATCGGGTCAGGTACCAAAAAAATTCATCGTCTTTATGACTGACGGTGACAACAACTACAGCTCGGCTGACAGCTCGACAAAGCATCTTTGCGATGACGCCAAGGATGACGGTATCGAAGTCTACACTGTAGCGTTTGCTGCGCCCAATCGTGGAAAGCAATTGCTGTCCTATTGCGCCTCCACCGAAGAACACTTCTTCGACGCGCAAAACAGCGCCCAGCTTATCGAGGCGTTCAAGAACATCGGCTACGCCGCATCTAAGGTGGTTTCGCGCCTGACCGAGTAA
- a CDS encoding cytochrome c, producing the protein MKRVVSGISVLAVAGAGVAYVLTAPKPLDDERLAAISGLEASAEAGEILFWAGGCASCHAAPGSEGDAKLVLSGGVRLESDFGTFIGPNISPDPQAGIGQWALEDFANAMLKGVSPDGSHYYPAFPYGSYTRMTDQDIADLFAFLKTLPASDIASLPHEIGFPFNIRRSLGGWKLLFFTDAPQVTLASSTPELERGQYLVEGPGHCGECHTPRNLIGGFVPGQWMAGAHNPDGEGVIPNITPGGKPVGDWSASDIAYYLESGFTPDFDSVGGSMVDVQKNMEKLEGSDRDAIAAYLKALPAKSNGWE; encoded by the coding sequence ATGAAACGGGTGGTGTCCGGTATTTCAGTTCTGGCCGTGGCCGGCGCGGGTGTTGCTTATGTGCTGACCGCGCCTAAGCCACTGGATGATGAACGCCTTGCGGCGATCAGCGGGCTTGAGGCCAGTGCCGAGGCCGGCGAGATCCTTTTCTGGGCAGGCGGCTGCGCATCTTGCCATGCCGCGCCTGGTTCGGAGGGTGACGCCAAACTGGTGCTTTCTGGAGGTGTCCGGCTGGAAAGCGATTTCGGCACCTTCATAGGGCCCAACATCTCCCCCGACCCGCAAGCCGGAATCGGGCAATGGGCGCTCGAAGACTTCGCCAATGCGATGCTGAAGGGCGTTTCTCCGGATGGCAGCCACTACTACCCGGCGTTCCCCTATGGCTCCTACACCCGGATGACCGACCAGGACATCGCCGATCTGTTTGCATTTTTAAAGACGCTGCCGGCAAGCGACATTGCGTCGCTTCCCCACGAGATCGGATTTCCGTTCAACATCCGTCGCTCGCTCGGCGGCTGGAAGCTGCTGTTCTTTACCGACGCGCCACAGGTAACCCTTGCCAGCAGCACTCCGGAGCTTGAGCGCGGGCAATATCTGGTTGAAGGCCCGGGCCATTGCGGAGAGTGCCACACGCCGCGCAACCTGATAGGCGGCTTTGTGCCGGGTCAATGGATGGCGGGCGCACACAATCCTGATGGCGAAGGGGTAATCCCCAACATCACCCCGGGCGGAAAACCCGTCGGCGACTGGAGCGCCTCCGACATTGCCTACTATCTCGAAAGCGGTTTCACACCGGACTTCGACAGCGTCGGCGGCTCAATGGTGGATGTCCAAAAGAACATGGAAAAACTGGAAGGCAGCGACCGGGATGCGATCGCTGCCTATCTCAAAGCCCTGCCTGCCAAATCCAACGGCTGGGAGTAG